In Tripterygium wilfordii isolate XIE 37 chromosome 15, ASM1340144v1, whole genome shotgun sequence, one DNA window encodes the following:
- the LOC120017024 gene encoding casein kinase 1-like protein HD16 codes for MPQRPRGVRRGRGRVEPNAPTRNQVKTRAAAAREAATEAARERPRTRLAAKRLRKQEEEKEKVQEDQVIVISERDSDLKSKKATKGVMADDSGGLSANKAGGQEEEGNTTPFPEKVQVGGSPTYKVERKLGKGGFGQVFVGRRVSGGNERTTGPGAVEVALKFEHKNSKGCNYGPPYEWQVYNTLGGIHGVPRVHYKGKQGEYYVMVMDMLGPSLWDVWNTSGQAMSSEMVACIAVESLSILEKTHSKGYVHGDVKPENFLLGQPCTSQEKKLFLVDLGLATKWRDGGNGRHVEYDQRPDMFRGTVRYASVHAHLGRTASRRDDLESLAYTLIFLHRGRLPWQGYQGDNKSFLVCKKKMATSPEMLCCFCPPPLRQFLEIVVNMKFDEEPNYTKLISLFEGLLGPNPAIRPINTEGAQKIICQVGQKRGRLNTEEEDDGQPKKKVRVGVPATQWISIYNARQPMKQRYHYNVADARLAQHVERGTSDGLLISCVSSCSNLWALIMDAGTGFTSQVYELSPFFLHKEWIMEQWEKNYYISSIAGASNGSSLVVMSKGTQYTQQSYKVSESFPFKWINKKWREGFHVTSMATAGARWGIVMSRNAGFSDQVVELDFLYPSEGIHKRWDNGYRITATAATWDQAALILSIPRRRPGDETQETLRTSQFPSTHVKEKWAKNLYLSCLCYGRTVS; via the exons ATGCCCCAGCGTCCGAGAGGAGTACGCCGAGGCCGTGGTAGGGTAGAGCCCAACGCGCCAACAAGAAATCAGGTGAAGACCCGTGCTGCTGCTGCCAGAGAAGCAGCTACGGAGGCGGCTCGTGAGAGGCCTAGAACTAGGTTGGCAGCAAAAAGGTTAAGGAAGcaagaggaggagaaggagaaggtgcAGGAGGATCAGGTGATTGTAATATCTGAGAGGGATAGCGATTTAAAGTCAAAAAAGGCTACGAAGGGCGTAATGGCTGATGACAGCGGCGGGTTGAGTGCTAATAAGGCGGGTGGTCAGGAGGAGGAGGGAAATACCACTCCTTTCCCGGAGAAG GTTCAAGTTGGAGGGTCACCCACGTATAAGGTAGAAAGGAAGTTGGGCAAAGGTGGGTTTGGTCAGGTATTTGTTGGTCGTCGTGTTAGTGGTGGAAATGAACGCACTACAGGTCCCGGGGCTGTGGAG GTTGCTTTGAAATTTGAGCACAAGAACAGCAAAGGCTGTAATTATGGTCCTCCATATGAGTGGCAAGTGTACAA CACCCTTGGTGGTATTCATGGAGTGCCGCGAGTGCATTAtaaaggaaagcaaggagaatatTATGTGATG GTTATGGACATGCTTGGTCCCAGCTTATGGGATGTATGGAATACGTCTGGACAAGC GATGTCCTCAGAAATGGTTGCTTGTATTGCTGTTGAGTCCCTGTCAATTCTAGAAAAGACACACTCAAAAGG TTATGTGCATGGAGATGTAAAGCCAGAGAACTTTTTACTTGGTCAGCCGTGTACATCGCAAGAGAAGAAGTTATTCCTCGTCGACCTTGGATTAG CAACTAAGTGGAGAGACGGTGGTAATGGTCGACATGTTGAATATGATCAGCGTCCTGATATGTTTAG AGGAACTGTTCGATATGCAAGTGTTCATGCTCACTTGGGAAGAACTGCCAGTAGAAGGGATGATCTTGAGTCTCTTGCATACACACTCATCTTCCTACATCGAGGCAGATTACCGTGGCAAGGTTACCAG GGTGATAATAAATCCTTCCTAGTATGCAAAAAAAAGATGGCAACATCTCCTGAAATGCTGTGTTGCTTCTGCCCGCCTCCCCTTAGACAATTTCTGGAGATTGTGGTGAACATGAAGTTTGACGAAGAGCCCAACTATACAAAGCTGATATCTTTGTTTGAGGGTCTATTAGGACCAAATCCAGCTATAAGGCCTATAAACACCGAGGGTGCTCAAAAG ATCATCTGTCAAGTTGGCCAAAAACGGGGTAGATTGAACACTGAGGAAGAAGACGATGGGCAACCCAAGAAGAAAGTTCGTGTAGGAGTTCCAGCAACGCAGTGGATTTCAATTTACAATGCTAGGCAACCAATGAAACAGAG GTACCATTACAATGTGGCTGATGCTAGGCTGGCCCAGCATGTTGAGAGAGGAACCTCAGATGGTCTGCTTATAAGTTGTGTGTCATCTTGTTCCAATCTCTGGGCACTCATTATGGATGCTGGAACTGGTTTTACAAGTCAAGTTTATGAACTATCACCCTTTTTCTTACACAAG GAATGGATCATGGAACAATGGGAGAAGAACTATTATATTAGTTCTATTGCTGGTGCCAGCAATGGAAGCTCCCTTGTGGTGATGTCCAAAG GCACTCAATATACTCAACAGTCATATAAAGTAAGTGAGTCATTCCCCTTTAAATGGATAAACAAGAAATGGAGAGAAGGGTTTCACGTGACATCAATGGCAACTGCTGGAGCGCGGTGGGGTATTGTCATGTCTCGGAATGCTGGATTCAGTGATCAG GTTGTGGAGCTTGATTTTCTCTATCCAAGTGAGGGCATTCATAAACGATGGGACAATGGTTACCGAATTACAGCGACTGCTGCTACTTGGGATCAAGCTGCTCTCATCTTGAGCATCCCCAGGCGCCGACCTGGTGATGAAACTCAGGAAACTTTGCGTACCTCACAATTTCCAAGCACGCATGTGAAG GAAAAATGGGCGAAGAATCTCTATCTTTCGTGTCTGTGCTATGGGCGAACTGTATCTTGA